A genomic stretch from Candidatus Hydrogenisulfobacillus filiaventi includes:
- a CDS encoding Pyridine nucleotide-disulfide oxidoreductase: protein MAKAQVVVLGSNFAGLAAAQKIREFAGETADITVIDRKPYLLFVPNIPFEVFENHDPMLTLHMPLAPALAEDHIRFLQAEVKSLDVEHRVVEFVPTERPGAAPGRMTYDYVVVAVGNRLAYDRIEGFAEYGHTVSDTYYGNQLRHYLFHEYKGGPIAIGSARFHQGTMTQDLVPTALAACEGPPVEVMLSIGAWLQQHNLGGPDKVTVFTPAELIAEDAGQGIVHALLEHAGHMGYHYLAKTEDIKRLTADGIEFANGQHVEAEVKIIFPDWVPHDFLQHLPISDDRGFILTDLYMRNPHYPNVFACGDAAAVTVPKLGILAHLEAEIVARQVAKDLGRMDPARADQPFRPIVDCIGDAGNKQAFYISSNTWYGGDREVFRMGHVPFLLKMQYKEMFFRTKGKVPEWGIPVADYLAEMFAK from the coding sequence ATGGCCAAGGCACAGGTGGTGGTGTTGGGCTCCAACTTTGCCGGGCTGGCCGCCGCCCAGAAGATCCGGGAGTTCGCCGGCGAGACCGCCGACATCACCGTAATCGACCGCAAGCCCTATCTCCTGTTCGTCCCCAACATCCCCTTCGAGGTGTTCGAGAACCACGACCCCATGCTCACCCTGCACATGCCGCTGGCCCCGGCCCTGGCCGAGGACCACATCCGCTTCCTGCAAGCCGAGGTCAAAAGCCTGGACGTGGAACACCGGGTGGTGGAGTTCGTGCCCACCGAGCGGCCGGGGGCCGCCCCCGGGCGGATGACCTACGACTATGTGGTGGTGGCGGTCGGCAACCGTCTCGCCTACGACCGCATCGAGGGCTTCGCCGAATACGGCCACACGGTCAGCGACACCTACTACGGCAATCAGCTGCGGCATTACCTTTTCCACGAGTACAAGGGCGGGCCCATTGCCATCGGTTCCGCCCGGTTCCACCAGGGCACCATGACCCAGGACCTGGTACCTACCGCCCTGGCCGCCTGTGAAGGGCCGCCGGTGGAGGTGATGCTCAGCATCGGGGCCTGGCTGCAGCAGCACAACCTGGGCGGGCCGGACAAGGTCACCGTCTTCACGCCGGCCGAACTCATCGCCGAGGACGCGGGCCAGGGCATCGTGCACGCCCTCCTCGAGCATGCGGGGCACATGGGGTATCACTACCTGGCCAAGACCGAGGACATCAAGCGCCTGACCGCGGACGGCATCGAGTTCGCCAACGGCCAGCACGTGGAGGCCGAGGTCAAGATCATCTTCCCGGACTGGGTGCCGCATGACTTCCTGCAGCACCTGCCCATCTCCGATGACCGCGGCTTCATCCTGACCGACCTGTACATGCGCAACCCCCACTACCCCAACGTCTTCGCCTGCGGGGACGCCGCCGCGGTGACGGTGCCCAAGCTGGGCATCCTGGCCCACCTGGAGGCGGAGATCGTGGCCCGCCAGGTGGCCAAGGACCTGGGGCGCATGGACCCGGCCCGGGCCGACCAGCCGTTCCGGCCCATCGTGGACTGCATCGGCGACGCCGGCAACAAGCAGGCCTTTTATATCAGCTCCAACACCTGGTACGGCGGCGACCGCGAGGTCTTCCGCATGGGGCATGTGCCCTTCCTGCTGAAGATGCAGTACAAGGAGATGTTCTTCCGCACCAAGGGCAAGGTGCCGGAATGGGGCATCCCGGTCGCCGACTATCTGGCCGAAATGTTCGCCAAATAG
- a CDS encoding conserved protein of unknown function (Evidence 4 : Unknown function but conserved in other organisms), producing the protein MAVETQAPAVELSPEQWQGLARLGEWFSKVDQALAGPLGNVATDTVYQLSTLAPEGTLPALRKLLCLVVELDRSGFLDSLGMAIGMLMAAMDASDVNALMDKLLQSGRGLSRLGPVSEAVSQALREADHAGGGGLGGLWALMRNPEVQRGLRMLGTVAGKVAPLLTPSDRARPLSPIS; encoded by the coding sequence ATGGCAGTCGAAACCCAAGCCCCGGCCGTGGAGTTGAGCCCCGAGCAGTGGCAGGGGCTGGCCCGGCTGGGGGAATGGTTCAGCAAGGTCGACCAGGCGCTGGCGGGCCCCCTGGGTAACGTGGCCACCGACACCGTTTACCAGCTTTCCACCCTGGCCCCGGAAGGGACCCTGCCCGCGCTGCGCAAGCTGTTGTGCCTGGTGGTGGAACTGGACCGCTCGGGGTTCCTGGACAGCCTGGGCATGGCCATCGGCATGCTGATGGCAGCCATGGACGCCAGCGATGTCAACGCCCTGATGGACAAGCTGCTGCAGTCGGGCCGCGGCCTCTCCCGGCTGGGCCCGGTTTCCGAGGCGGTCAGCCAAGCCCTGCGGGAGGCGGACCATGCCGGCGGCGGCGGGCTGGGCGGGCTCTGGGCCCTGATGCGGAATCCGGAGGTCCAGCGGGGCCTGCGCATGCTGGGGACCGTCGCCGGCAAGGTGGCCCCCCTCTTGACGCCGTCCGATCGCGCCCGGCCGCTTTCCCCCATCTCCTGA
- a CDS encoding Histidine kinase, producing MSTVAPAPPSLRRTLVLRQTILLTLLLVMIGATQFVVLRSVLLHTTAASLRSEVAVLEPIIHHSLTRNRPAGFSALAAILLERLHAPGVEVIIANRYGMLMASSSTVPQGLPPPAPTGYALWQGRVVVSAALGPPRHPLGTLWLLTGAGPLWTILRRDMEVYGLLSLLALTATAVMGLISVNRSLAPLQRMLKATSRIAAGNYGTTADLAGAPEELARLGEAINTMSRAVADAFAGERASQEQMRRFLADASHELRTPLTAIRGFLSLLDAGELDAAESATALAAMRQQTARMQRLVESLLTLSRLDASPETQVHPQALDLAAWLAGLAPTLTGLYGEGRVAVQAQPVTVWADPERMQEVLFNLLDNAHRYTPPGQPITVTAAREGNQGVLTVADRGPGIREADLPHLFERFYRGDRGRSRHQGGAGLGLAIVRASVEAQKGTVSAANRSDGPGALFRVVLPLAAPHAVTASAARS from the coding sequence GTGAGCACGGTGGCGCCCGCCCCCCCTTCCCTGCGCCGGACCCTGGTGCTGCGGCAGACCATCCTGCTCACCCTGCTGCTGGTGATGATCGGGGCGACCCAGTTCGTGGTGCTGCGCAGCGTGCTGCTCCACACCACCGCCGCCAGCCTGCGCAGCGAAGTGGCGGTGCTGGAACCCATCATCCACCACTCCCTGACCCGCAACCGTCCCGCCGGCTTTTCGGCCTTGGCGGCCATCCTGCTGGAACGCCTGCACGCCCCCGGCGTGGAGGTGATCATCGCCAACCGCTATGGCATGCTCATGGCCAGCTCCAGCACCGTCCCCCAGGGGCTGCCCCCGCCTGCCCCCACCGGGTATGCCCTCTGGCAGGGGCGGGTGGTGGTCTCGGCTGCGCTGGGGCCGCCCCGCCATCCCCTGGGCACCCTCTGGCTGCTGACCGGGGCGGGGCCGCTGTGGACCATCCTGCGCCGCGACATGGAGGTGTACGGCCTCCTCAGCCTGCTGGCGCTCACGGCCACCGCCGTGATGGGGCTCATTTCCGTCAACCGCAGCCTGGCCCCCCTGCAGCGCATGCTGAAGGCCACCAGCCGCATTGCGGCCGGCAATTACGGCACCACCGCCGACCTGGCCGGGGCACCCGAGGAGCTGGCCCGGCTGGGGGAGGCGATCAACACCATGTCACGGGCAGTGGCGGACGCCTTCGCCGGGGAACGCGCCAGCCAGGAGCAGATGCGCCGCTTCCTGGCCGACGCCTCCCACGAGCTGCGCACGCCCCTGACCGCTATCCGCGGATTTTTGAGCCTGCTGGACGCCGGTGAGCTGGACGCCGCCGAAAGTGCCACCGCCCTGGCCGCCATGCGCCAGCAGACGGCCCGCATGCAGCGCCTGGTGGAGTCGCTGCTCACCCTCTCCCGCCTGGATGCCAGCCCGGAAACCCAGGTGCACCCGCAGGCGCTGGACCTGGCGGCCTGGCTGGCGGGGCTGGCACCGACCCTGACCGGGCTGTACGGCGAGGGGCGGGTGGCGGTGCAGGCCCAGCCGGTGACGGTGTGGGCCGATCCCGAACGCATGCAGGAGGTGCTCTTCAATCTCCTGGACAATGCGCACCGCTACACCCCGCCCGGCCAGCCCATCACCGTCACCGCCGCCCGGGAAGGCAACCAGGGGGTCCTGACCGTGGCCGACCGCGGCCCCGGCATCCGCGAGGCCGACCTCCCCCACCTGTTTGAGCGCTTTTACCGCGGGGACCGGGGCCGCAGCCGCCACCAGGGCGGGGCAGGCCTGGGCCTGGCCATCGTACGGGCCTCGGTGGAGGCCCAGAAGGGCACGGTCAGCGCCGCCAACCGCAGTGACGGACCCGGCGCCCTCTTCCGGGTGGTCCTGCCGCTGGCGGCGCCGCACGCGGTCACGGCTTCGGCCGCTCGCTCCTAA
- the mtrA gene encoding DNA-binding response regulator MtrA, whose product MNDETRVLVVDDEDSLRDLLTIGLRHRGYRVAAYPDAESAWQAVGAFAPHAAIVDIMLPGEDGFQLSRRLRQDRDLYILILTARDAVADRVQGLEDGADDYLVKPFDFEELVARLRAGLRRVRPQAGQRLAFGDVEMDDARHRVTRGGRELVLTAKEYELLRYLLRNPGQVLSKAQIIHRVWGYEYPGDDNLVEVHISSLRSKLGDHNKALIQTVRGFGYRLGA is encoded by the coding sequence ATGAACGACGAAACCCGGGTACTGGTGGTGGACGACGAGGACAGCCTGCGGGACCTGCTGACCATCGGGCTCCGGCACCGAGGCTACCGTGTCGCTGCGTACCCGGACGCGGAGTCGGCCTGGCAGGCGGTGGGGGCCTTTGCACCCCACGCCGCCATCGTCGACATCATGCTGCCGGGGGAGGACGGCTTTCAATTGAGCCGGCGCCTGCGCCAGGACCGGGACCTCTACATCCTGATCCTGACCGCCCGGGATGCAGTGGCGGACCGCGTCCAGGGCCTGGAGGACGGCGCCGACGACTACCTGGTCAAGCCCTTCGATTTCGAGGAGCTGGTGGCCCGCCTGCGGGCCGGGCTGCGCCGCGTGCGGCCCCAGGCCGGCCAGCGGCTGGCCTTCGGGGATGTGGAAATGGACGATGCCCGGCACCGGGTGACCCGGGGCGGGCGGGAGCTGGTGCTCACAGCCAAGGAATACGAACTCCTCCGCTATCTGCTGCGCAACCCCGGCCAGGTGCTGTCCAAGGCCCAGATCATCCACCGGGTGTGGGGCTACGAATATCCCGGGGATGACAACCTGGTGGAGGTGCACATCTCCAGCCTGCGGTCCAAGCTGGGTGACCACAACAAGGCCCTCATCCAGACCGTGCGCGGGTTCGGCTACCGCCTGGGGGCGTGA
- a CDS encoding Alcohol dehydrogenase: MYAIRIHEPGGPGVLRYEEVPVPEPGWGEVRIRVRAAAVNHRDLWIRQGLFGGFAEPFIPGSDAAGEVDALGPGVSGLAPGDRVVVNPGLSCGRCAACLAGMQNACPHFRIFDGTYAEYAVLPAANLLPMPSGLTFAEAASIGVPFITAEDFLTRSGLLPGQTVVVWAATGGLGLATVQLARLRGARVLAVTRDPGKAEALRGRQFDEVLLWDGQSDLTGEVRARTGEGPELVVDSLGSATFRQSLAMVRRGGTVVTVGATTGGRVELELGEVFRRRLTVLGAYLGASGILGRLLPLFARGVLQPVIEHTFPLEQADQAHEQLEAGAVFGKLILEPPGA; encoded by the coding sequence GTGTACGCGATTCGCATCCATGAGCCGGGAGGACCCGGCGTGCTGCGCTACGAGGAAGTCCCCGTCCCCGAGCCGGGATGGGGGGAGGTCCGCATCCGCGTGCGGGCGGCGGCGGTCAACCACCGGGACCTCTGGATCCGGCAGGGGCTGTTCGGCGGGTTCGCGGAACCCTTCATTCCCGGCAGTGACGCCGCCGGGGAGGTGGACGCCCTGGGCCCTGGGGTGAGCGGCCTGGCGCCGGGGGACCGGGTGGTGGTGAATCCCGGCCTGTCCTGCGGCCGTTGCGCCGCCTGCCTGGCCGGGATGCAAAACGCCTGTCCGCACTTCCGCATCTTTGACGGCACCTACGCCGAGTATGCGGTGCTGCCGGCCGCCAACCTGCTGCCGATGCCGAGCGGGCTCACCTTTGCCGAGGCGGCGTCCATCGGGGTACCCTTCATCACCGCGGAGGACTTCCTGACCCGCTCCGGGCTGCTGCCGGGGCAGACGGTGGTCGTCTGGGCGGCCACCGGCGGGCTGGGACTGGCTACGGTGCAGCTGGCGCGCCTCAGGGGGGCGCGGGTGCTGGCGGTGACCCGGGATCCCGGCAAGGCCGAGGCCCTGCGCGGGCGCCAGTTCGACGAGGTGCTGCTGTGGGACGGCCAGAGTGACCTGACCGGGGAGGTGCGGGCCCGGACCGGGGAGGGGCCGGAACTGGTGGTGGATTCCCTGGGCAGCGCCACCTTCCGCCAATCCCTGGCGATGGTGCGGCGCGGCGGTACAGTGGTGACGGTGGGGGCCACCACCGGCGGGCGGGTGGAACTGGAACTGGGGGAGGTGTTCCGCCGTCGCCTGACCGTCCTGGGCGCCTACCTGGGGGCCTCCGGCATCCTGGGCCGCCTTCTTCCCCTCTTTGCCCGCGGGGTGCTGCAGCCGGTGATTGAGCACACCTTTCCCCTGGAACAGGCCGACCAGGCCCACGAGCAGCTGGAGGCAGGCGCCGTGTTCGGCAAGCTCATTCTCGAGCCGCCGGGGGCCTAG
- the csaA gene encoding molecular chaperone for secreting proteins (Evidence 2a : Function from experimental evidences in other organisms; PubMedId : 10658654, 10816431, 13129613, 15856219, 17372352, 28724440; Product type f : factor), protein MDETGPEEWQSPEAFFRFRLAVGRVLHCEPNPKARKPAYVLEVDFGPYGVKRSSAQLTRRYRPEELVGRQVVAVLNFPPKRVAGVVSEVLVLGAMPEAGDVVLLQPDRPVAEGTLIG, encoded by the coding sequence GTGGACGAGACCGGACCGGAGGAATGGCAGTCGCCGGAAGCGTTCTTCCGCTTCCGGCTGGCGGTGGGGCGGGTGCTGCACTGCGAGCCCAACCCCAAGGCCCGCAAGCCGGCCTACGTGCTGGAGGTGGACTTCGGGCCCTACGGGGTGAAACGCAGCTCGGCCCAGCTCACCCGCCGCTACCGGCCCGAGGAACTGGTCGGCCGGCAGGTGGTGGCGGTGCTGAACTTCCCCCCCAAGCGGGTGGCGGGGGTGGTGTCGGAGGTCCTGGTCCTGGGCGCCATGCCGGAGGCGGGCGACGTGGTGCTGCTGCAGCCCGACCGGCCGGTGGCGGAGGGAACCCTCATCGGGTGA
- a CDS encoding protein of unknown function (Evidence 5 : Unknown function), translating to MAVFMMGHTGNPLLVLAVMMTSSMLVFLGMITMAYRVLTGPRDHPAPRTPPPDPLEVARERYARGEIDHREFERIAANLLRSERPKP from the coding sequence ATGGCCGTCTTCATGATGGGGCATACAGGCAATCCGTTGCTGGTCCTGGCGGTAATGATGACCAGCAGCATGCTGGTGTTCCTGGGGATGATCACCATGGCCTACCGGGTCCTGACCGGCCCCCGGGACCACCCGGCGCCGCGGACGCCGCCGCCGGATCCGCTGGAGGTGGCCCGGGAGCGCTATGCGCGGGGGGAGATCGACCACCGCGAGTTCGAGCGCATCGCCGCCAACCTGCTTAGGAGCGAGCGGCCGAAGCCGTGA
- a CDS encoding Deoxyguanosinetriphosphate triphosphohydrolase, with product MGEEEKVFKDPVHGYIYVRDPLIWDLINTREVQRLRRIRQLGLTYLTYPGGEHSRFSHVLGVYEVIRQALGAFRRNRYPWPHEWDRLTMAAGLLHDVGHGPFSHATEDLTGGHHEAWTERIILDPATEVHQVLRRVAPEFPGQVADVIGKRFGNPLVVSLVSGQLDADRLDYLMRDSLFTGVDYGQFDLARILRVIRPLGDRLVVKRTGLHTVEAYLLARYFMYWQVYYHPVCRAAEVLLHKLLLRARDLLAGGRPPALPHPALGPWLQGEVGLEDYLELDDYVLFTAFALWRREADPVLADLAGRLLDRRLFAYYDYHPRSPRAFGEIEALVAEAGFDPRYYCDVDQTSGIYYDYYLGGEAGAGENGQPLFLWSEEDGLVEMSRLSKPINGVARESLVEARLYVPREIGGHPRLGPLVADLARGR from the coding sequence ATGGGGGAGGAGGAAAAGGTCTTCAAGGACCCCGTGCACGGCTACATCTACGTGCGCGACCCCCTCATCTGGGATCTCATCAATACCCGCGAGGTCCAGCGCCTGCGGCGCATCCGCCAGCTGGGCCTCACCTACCTGACCTATCCGGGCGGGGAGCACAGCCGTTTCTCCCATGTCCTGGGGGTCTACGAGGTCATCCGGCAGGCCTTGGGGGCCTTCCGGCGCAACCGTTACCCCTGGCCGCACGAGTGGGACCGGCTGACCATGGCCGCCGGCCTGCTGCACGATGTCGGCCACGGGCCCTTCTCGCATGCTACCGAGGACCTGACCGGCGGGCATCATGAGGCCTGGACCGAACGCATCATCCTGGACCCCGCCACCGAGGTCCATCAGGTCCTGCGCCGGGTCGCGCCCGAATTCCCCGGCCAGGTGGCGGACGTGATCGGCAAACGCTTCGGGAATCCCCTGGTGGTCTCCCTGGTCTCCGGACAGCTGGACGCCGACCGCCTGGACTACCTGATGCGCGATTCCCTCTTTACGGGGGTGGACTACGGGCAGTTCGACCTGGCCCGCATCCTGCGCGTCATCCGTCCGCTGGGCGACCGGCTGGTGGTAAAGCGCACCGGGCTGCACACGGTGGAGGCCTATCTCCTGGCCCGCTACTTCATGTATTGGCAGGTCTATTACCACCCCGTCTGCCGGGCGGCTGAGGTGCTGCTGCATAAGCTGCTGCTGCGGGCCCGCGACCTCCTGGCCGGCGGCCGCCCGCCCGCCCTGCCCCATCCGGCGCTGGGGCCCTGGCTGCAGGGGGAGGTGGGGCTGGAGGATTACCTGGAACTGGACGACTACGTGCTGTTCACCGCCTTCGCCCTCTGGCGGCGGGAGGCGGACCCCGTGCTGGCGGACCTGGCCGGCCGGCTGCTGGACCGCCGCCTCTTCGCCTACTACGATTACCATCCCCGCAGCCCGCGGGCCTTCGGGGAGATCGAGGCCTTGGTGGCGGAGGCGGGGTTCGACCCCCGCTACTACTGTGATGTCGACCAGACCAGCGGCATTTATTACGACTATTATCTGGGCGGCGAGGCGGGAGCGGGCGAGAACGGCCAGCCGCTCTTCCTGTGGAGCGAGGAGGACGGCCTGGTGGAGATGTCCCGGCTGTCCAAGCCCATCAACGGGGTGGCCCGGGAGTCGCTGGTGGAGGCGCGTCTGTATGTCCCGCGGGAGATCGGGGGGCATCCCCGGCTGGGCCCGCTGGTGGCGGACCTGGCCCGCGGACGCTGA
- a CDS encoding exported protein of unknown function (Evidence 5 : Unknown function), producing the protein MARNWVAGMAALALSLAAVPAAAASPRPALPVEITAVDTGHLTLQAAGGHGRLLELPWSQVHLRALAYPAGPGSLLPGEEGIWLGGSGDGKRPHTLLLLPAARGRLVRRLDGWGLDAGKGPPLALDLAHARQAGLPTLTAGHPADAFGVRTGSRVVVTLLAAPPRRVDTTVQAVANGRLTLQAADGRRWTLDLAQQPPELVPELARLQPGQPVALLLDPAGGTPLLAVPHPPWPQLGRREAGLGLPAPRPPAARE; encoded by the coding sequence ATGGCGCGGAACTGGGTAGCCGGCATGGCGGCGCTGGCCCTGAGTCTGGCCGCCGTCCCGGCTGCGGCGGCGTCCCCCCGTCCCGCCCTGCCGGTGGAGATCACGGCGGTGGACACCGGCCACCTCACCCTGCAGGCGGCCGGCGGGCACGGCCGTCTGCTGGAGCTACCCTGGTCGCAGGTCCATCTGCGGGCCCTGGCCTATCCGGCCGGCCCGGGCAGCCTGCTGCCGGGAGAGGAGGGGATCTGGCTGGGCGGAAGCGGGGACGGGAAACGCCCCCACACCCTCCTGCTCCTGCCCGCAGCCCGCGGACGCCTGGTCCGCCGCCTGGACGGGTGGGGCCTGGACGCCGGCAAGGGACCGCCCCTCGCCCTCGACCTCGCACATGCCCGCCAGGCCGGTCTCCCCACCTTGACGGCGGGCCATCCGGCCGACGCCTTCGGGGTGCGCACCGGGTCCCGGGTGGTGGTGACCCTGCTGGCAGCGCCGCCCCGGCGTGTGGACACCACCGTGCAGGCGGTCGCCAACGGCCGCCTCACCCTGCAGGCGGCCGACGGCCGGCGGTGGACCCTGGACCTGGCCCAGCAGCCCCCGGAACTGGTCCCGGAATTGGCCCGCCTGCAGCCGGGCCAACCGGTGGCGCTATTGCTCGACCCGGCCGGAGGCACCCCCCTGCTGGCGGTCCCCCATCCGCCCTGGCCCCAGCTGGGCCGGCGGGAGGCCGGCCTGGGCCTGCCGGCCCCTAGGCCCCCGGCGGCTCGAGAATGA
- a CDS encoding conserved protein of unknown function (Evidence 4 : Unknown function but conserved in other organisms) has protein sequence MAHYLRSFGYAPYPPLSAGQAAALTRLLERYRRLRGEPVPETEVTAAVLGRPKTLGELNADEADRVAAHLVVHNLVYSTFPQALPQTPAPFARELDGLLADRELLERVIAAAGWDTGREFLPPPWGEPVSQG, from the coding sequence GTGGCCCACTATCTCCGGTCCTTCGGCTATGCGCCTTACCCGCCCTTGAGCGCGGGACAGGCGGCTGCCCTCACCCGTCTGCTGGAGCGTTACCGCCGGCTACGGGGGGAACCGGTGCCGGAGACCGAGGTTACCGCGGCGGTGCTGGGCCGCCCCAAGACCCTGGGGGAGCTGAATGCCGACGAAGCCGACCGCGTGGCCGCCCATCTGGTGGTCCACAACCTGGTCTATTCCACGTTCCCCCAGGCCCTGCCCCAGACGCCGGCCCCCTTCGCCCGCGAGCTGGACGGCCTGCTGGCCGACCGGGAGCTGCTGGAGCGGGTGATTGCCGCCGCCGGTTGGGACACGGGCCGGGAGTTTCTGCCCCCGCCCTGGGGGGAGCCGGTCAGCCAGGGGTGA
- a CDS encoding NUDIX hydrolase — protein sequence MERRQARLRARAFIQQEPGGPFLLVRHRHPERGEDFWCLPGGWVEPGESLADAVRREVAEETGLTVEPEGLVSLMEFRSGPAAGSVEGVFRARVTGGRLSLGVDPEVETPHLADVRWWRWEEAAGQDLRPRELIRRLAAGQEPVPYTEVP from the coding sequence ATGGAACGGCGGCAGGCCCGGCTACGGGCCCGGGCGTTCATCCAGCAGGAGCCGGGAGGGCCCTTTCTGCTGGTCCGTCACCGGCATCCCGAACGGGGGGAGGATTTCTGGTGCCTGCCCGGGGGCTGGGTGGAGCCGGGGGAGAGCCTGGCCGACGCCGTCCGGCGCGAGGTGGCGGAGGAGACGGGTCTCACCGTGGAGCCGGAGGGCCTGGTCAGCCTGATGGAGTTCCGCAGCGGCCCCGCGGCGGGCTCGGTGGAGGGGGTGTTCCGGGCCCGGGTGACCGGCGGCCGTCTCAGCTTGGGGGTGGACCCGGAGGTGGAGACCCCGCATCTGGCTGATGTACGCTGGTGGCGTTGGGAGGAGGCCGCCGGCCAGGACCTGCGCCCCCGCGAGTTGATCCGGCGCCTGGCTGCGGGCCAGGAGCCGGTGCCGTACACGGAAGTGCCCTGA
- a CDS encoding conserved protein of unknown function (Evidence 4 : Unknown function but conserved in other organisms): protein MAGCGAMIMLWAGVDVGSLQTPAYVAWLTGSGLLCFDGYVPDVRHPLPVPPAGWARPTAVALDAPQDLPAGGRDRRAADAAAGTPTGRMPAGRLQLQQQSLYRELIAAGVDLFWAVYIRGSGRVPGLAAMAPARGSLVLETYPRKVLRKLLPSGIPLPSKRKQTARYIDLAWTVVRRQGCWAPGVVRPTVDQVDAALCALAARGAGSWRWLGLPPRPDCREQGLREGYILAPW, encoded by the coding sequence ATGGCCGGATGCGGGGCGATGATCATGTTGTGGGCGGGGGTGGATGTGGGCTCCCTGCAGACCCCGGCCTATGTGGCCTGGCTCACGGGGAGCGGCCTTTTATGCTTCGACGGGTATGTGCCGGATGTCCGGCATCCGTTGCCCGTCCCGCCCGCGGGGTGGGCCAGACCGACCGCCGTGGCGTTGGATGCGCCGCAGGACCTTCCGGCCGGCGGCCGGGATCGGCGGGCGGCCGATGCGGCGGCGGGCACCCCCACCGGGCGGATGCCGGCCGGACGCTTGCAATTGCAGCAGCAGTCTCTCTACCGGGAGCTGATTGCGGCAGGGGTGGACCTGTTCTGGGCGGTCTACATCCGTGGCAGCGGGCGTGTGCCCGGGCTGGCGGCGATGGCGCCCGCCCGGGGGTCCCTGGTGCTGGAGACTTATCCCCGCAAGGTCCTACGGAAGCTGCTTCCGTCCGGCATTCCCCTCCCCTCGAAACGGAAGCAGACCGCCCGCTACATCGACCTGGCCTGGACGGTGGTCCGCCGGCAAGGTTGCTGGGCTCCCGGCGTCGTGCGGCCGACGGTGGACCAGGTCGACGCGGCGCTTTGCGCCTTAGCCGCCCGGGGGGCCGGAAGCTGGAGGTGGCTGGGACTCCCGCCGCGGCCCGATTGCCGGGAACAGGGCCTGCGCGAGGGGTACATTCTGGCGCCCTGGTGA